A window of Paenibacillus polygoni contains these coding sequences:
- a CDS encoding TPR domain-containing glycosyltransferase — MPSQTISLCMIVKDEEQMLPACLESVQGAVDEIIVVDTGSTDNTVQLAESYGASIVHFTWSHDFAAARNAGLEAAAGDWILFLDADERIDEQGARELPIWAQQDGIEGYFLQIHNYTGNGSGGVTINPVLRMFRHRPEYRFQGRIHEQIAESIVSQRTEAHFHMTDVIIHHYGYSETIVSAKNKVNRNMELLQQIIEEDPGNPFHDYNLGVEYLRMGELQQALRCFQKSWSGLDPARVSYAHLVLKYEVRCLQALGQWGEAMEKIAEGRRLYPGYTDLLHAEAFTQNTLGRTEEAEKILQEALHMGPAAEMYHTEEGIGTFQTLYMLGQYAEQREALEEAVDAYVEAVRYKPSLLPPLYRICRILQVTRQEERLPELIEARFRIESQEAMWKMIGILNDSRCYLAVLSILQEWDQPSVLHKTIHVSKPMARWRSGDWESAARLLHENPDFSEQEKDWLMWSLDIPSGAGKKQVFKDQAILLIEQGIDKELKPLTEETWSSFAELLEAADHAGKREMFVGITGVWRSILEKNREALSETALVGTKKYVSSMVSAADGHLSAIQTQANGDVNTRLVQHIRLRLPWPDGFR; from the coding sequence TTGCCGAGTCAAACCATTTCTCTATGCATGATCGTAAAAGATGAGGAACAAATGCTGCCCGCATGTCTTGAAAGTGTACAGGGAGCTGTTGATGAAATCATCGTTGTGGATACGGGTTCAACAGACAACACGGTTCAGCTCGCAGAAAGTTACGGCGCTTCTATCGTCCACTTTACGTGGTCTCATGATTTTGCGGCGGCTAGAAATGCGGGGCTTGAGGCAGCTGCCGGTGACTGGATTCTGTTTCTTGATGCAGATGAAAGAATAGATGAACAGGGAGCAAGAGAACTTCCGATTTGGGCGCAGCAGGATGGGATCGAAGGTTACTTTTTACAAATCCATAATTATACAGGAAACGGTTCGGGTGGAGTCACGATTAATCCGGTACTTCGTATGTTTCGGCATCGACCAGAGTACCGTTTTCAGGGAAGAATTCATGAACAGATCGCCGAATCCATTGTGAGTCAACGGACAGAAGCTCATTTTCATATGACCGATGTAATTATTCATCATTACGGGTACAGCGAGACGATTGTCTCTGCTAAGAACAAAGTGAATCGAAATATGGAGCTGCTCCAGCAAATTATCGAAGAAGATCCTGGGAATCCGTTTCATGATTACAATCTGGGTGTGGAGTACTTACGAATGGGGGAACTACAGCAGGCGTTAAGGTGTTTTCAGAAGTCATGGAGCGGCTTAGACCCCGCACGTGTCAGTTATGCGCATTTGGTTCTTAAATATGAAGTGCGATGTCTGCAGGCACTTGGGCAATGGGGAGAGGCAATGGAAAAGATTGCGGAAGGGCGTAGACTGTACCCGGGCTATACAGATCTGCTGCATGCTGAGGCCTTTACCCAGAATACGCTCGGGAGAACAGAGGAGGCCGAAAAGATTCTTCAAGAAGCCCTCCATATGGGGCCTGCAGCGGAGATGTACCATACAGAGGAAGGGATCGGCACCTTCCAAACGCTCTATATGCTAGGTCAGTATGCGGAACAAAGAGAAGCGCTCGAAGAAGCCGTAGATGCCTATGTCGAGGCAGTTCGGTATAAGCCAAGTCTGCTTCCGCCGTTATACCGGATCTGCCGTATCCTGCAGGTTACTAGACAGGAGGAGCGACTGCCAGAGCTTATCGAGGCACGCTTTCGTATAGAATCACAAGAAGCAATGTGGAAAATGATTGGAATCCTGAATGATAGCAGATGCTACTTAGCTGTCTTATCCATTTTGCAGGAATGGGATCAGCCGTCCGTTCTTCATAAGACGATCCATGTAAGTAAGCCCATGGCGCGGTGGCGGAGCGGGGATTGGGAGAGTGCAGCTCGTCTGCTGCACGAGAACCCTGACTTTTCTGAACAAGAGAAAGATTGGCTGATGTGGAGTTTAGATATCCCTTCTGGTGCAGGGAAGAAGCAGGTCTTTAAAGATCAGGCCATTCTCCTCATCGAACAGGGGATAGATAAGGAGTTAAAGCCTTTAACCGAGGAGACTTGGTCTAGCTTTGCAGAACTTCTGGAAGCAGCGGATCATGCGGGGAAGAGAGAGATGTTTGTAGGGATTACAGGCGTCTGGCGCAGTATCTTAGAAAAGAACAGAGAAGCCTTGTCTGAGACAGCTCTAGTGGGAACGAAGAAGTATGTAAGCAGTATGGTTTCGGCAGCAGACGGGCATCTATCTGCAATCCAAACGCAGGCAAATGGTGATGTGAACACTCGTCTTGTCCAGCATATTCGGCTTAGACTTCCATGGCCAGACGGATTTAGGTAG
- a CDS encoding DUF6385 domain-containing protein has product MPNFSSFNLNPDNLRTLIYGTDNDEVSHPVRTDPSGNLVGVILDGTISNMPIITSVSITAGTITSVLGTTITAGTLTSVLGATITAGTLTSVLGTTITAGTITGVLGATVTAGTLTNLLDGTLTSVLGATITAGTITGVLGATVTAGTLTNLLDGTLTSVLGATVTAGTLTNLLDGTLTSVLGATITAGTLTSVLGATVTAGTLTNLLDGTLTSVLGATVTAGTLTNLLDGTLTSVLGATVTAGTLTNLLDGTLTSVLGATITAGTLTSVLGTTITAGTITGVLGATVTAGTLTNLLDGTLTSVLGATITAGTLTSVLGTTITAGTITSVLGTTITAGTLSSLLNGTITSVLGATITAGRLDSITSISQKSFQEIPTLGITTADAYTPLSPVTTSVFGTYSFFVYNSGTTGSADARVEISANGTNWFTDVDTVTGIAAGSVDVLVPQRFLKYTRLAYRSSTPGIPATISVYFNGQGT; this is encoded by the coding sequence ATGCCAAACTTTTCAAGTTTTAATTTAAACCCGGACAATTTAAGAACGCTGATATATGGTACGGATAATGACGAAGTATCCCATCCTGTGCGTACGGATCCATCAGGTAATCTGGTGGGTGTTATTTTGGATGGTACGATTAGTAACATGCCTATCATCACGAGCGTATCCATTACTGCGGGTACAATTACAAGTGTACTCGGGACGACAATTACGGCGGGGACACTCACAAGTGTGCTCGGAGCAACGATCACAGCGGGAACGCTGACGAGCGTACTCGGAACTACAATCACAGCAGGGACGATAACGGGAGTACTAGGAGCTACAGTTACGGCAGGTACACTCACGAACTTGTTGGACGGGACACTGACGAGTGTGCTCGGAGCAACGATTACAGCAGGGACGATAACGGGAGTACTGGGAGCCACAGTTACGGCAGGTACACTCACGAACTTGTTAGATGGAACACTGACGAGCGTGCTGGGAGCTACAGTTACGGCGGGTACACTCACGAACTTGTTGGATGGAACACTGACAAGTGTACTCGGAGCAACGATCACAGCGGGAACGCTGACGAGTGTGCTAGGAGCTACAGTTACGGCAGGTACACTTACGAACTTGCTGGATGGAACACTGACGAGCGTGCTGGGAGCGACAGTCACAGCAGGTACACTTACGAACTTGCTGGATGGAACACTGACGAGCGTGCTGGGAGCGACAGTCACAGCAGGTACACTCACGAACTTGTTGGATGGAACCCTGACAAGTGTACTCGGAGCAACGATCACAGCAGGAACGCTGACGAGCGTACTCGGAACCACAATTACCGCAGGGACGATAACGGGAGTGCTAGGAGCCACAGTCACTGCAGGTACACTCACGAACTTGTTGGATGGAACACTGACAAGTGTGCTCGGAGCAACGATAACAGCGGGAACGCTGACGAGTGTACTAGGAACCACAATTACCGCAGGGACGATAACGAGTGTACTGGGAACAACCATCACAGCAGGAACTCTATCGAGTTTGCTGAACGGTACGATCACAAGTGTACTCGGAGCAACCATTACAGCCGGAAGACTAGATAGTATTACATCCATATCACAGAAAAGCTTTCAGGAAATTCCGACGCTTGGCATTACTACAGCGGATGCTTACACCCCGCTATCTCCAGTCACGACAAGTGTGTTTGGAACCTACTCTTTCTTTGTGTATAACTCAGGGACAACAGGCAGTGCGGATGCAAGGGTTGAAATCAGCGCGAATGGTACGAACTGGTTCACTGATGTGGATACAGTTACAGGAATTGCTGCAGGATCTGTTGATGTGCTTGTTCCGCAGCGTTTTCTCAAATATACAAGGCTTGCTTATAGATCCAGCACGCCAGGAATACCTGCCACCATTAGTGTGTATTTCAACGGACAAGGCACATAA
- a CDS encoding tetratricopeptide repeat-containing glycosyltransferase family 2 protein, producing MSIPTLGVHLIVYNEEKWLGACLEQVHTLADELIIVDTGSTDRSIAIAEEYGATVIRSPWEHNFAKARNAGLVHANTDWILVLDADEQVIAGQEEIKEFLSQEEGSQCLIELVNWTGSGPEECIHYFAPRVFRNRYGYRYEGLIHEQLVQADQESLGEIGLNIRLNIGHGVKCSSTRTKTASMPPSICPLKVNHYGYLPAVIESRQTALRNLKIIQQALLINPDDAFHLYNLGVTYCQLEDREQARIAFLQALSSSPVNAPYRATLVRDLGKLLYANQELEQARNLLLAEIRRYRDYPDLYTLLGLVEQEYGMSEQAYGYFEKAVKSSISTQNQVALYVTEAGADSYIPLTHMAEIDKRKGRSSDAEDHYRAAIKAHQGYLPAISGLADLLQKEGIADPSIQQVLVELIDRENPGHLQKAAYALMSCGAYEAALSILPVQSIGIEEESWARACLIQTQRKPQAIQRSQLLLERIKGLTEEFSNLPISPYDQKQIDLAVMDWAICSWSCAEPLPQVFYKHSNEDSVFYLEIERQLLNIKQQNETQDLPQLDLGILLQKAEKLADRAAACGQKDLLLFMKKAGLLSPGTAADLLYKHGYRLEAAEQYLEQLAKGHLHLEGMSHLAEFMYDRANYSESLALFEQAVTLSKDHNRARIGAAASCLQLAREAAVRMLNTETAKTSESTYATLAQDVADLTGSLQRLDDLNWKTAWDGQARRRGV from the coding sequence ATGAGTATTCCTACTTTGGGAGTTCACCTGATTGTATATAACGAAGAAAAATGGCTAGGCGCATGTTTGGAACAGGTTCATACGCTGGCTGATGAGCTGATTATTGTCGATACGGGTTCTACCGATCGGTCTATTGCCATAGCAGAAGAGTACGGAGCGACGGTAATTCGCAGTCCGTGGGAGCATAACTTTGCAAAAGCCCGTAATGCAGGGTTAGTGCATGCAAATACAGATTGGATTCTAGTGCTGGATGCAGATGAACAGGTGATAGCCGGGCAGGAAGAGATTAAGGAGTTTCTGAGTCAGGAAGAAGGAAGCCAGTGTCTGATTGAACTTGTGAACTGGACGGGATCTGGTCCCGAGGAGTGTATTCATTATTTTGCACCGCGCGTGTTTCGAAATAGATATGGTTACCGGTATGAAGGGCTGATTCACGAACAGCTTGTTCAAGCAGATCAAGAGTCTTTGGGAGAGATCGGACTGAATATTCGGCTGAATATAGGGCATGGAGTGAAATGCTCTTCGACTAGGACAAAAACAGCCTCCATGCCTCCTTCCATCTGTCCGCTGAAAGTGAATCATTATGGGTATCTTCCTGCGGTCATTGAGAGTAGACAGACGGCTCTGCGTAATTTGAAAATAATCCAGCAGGCGCTACTAATAAACCCGGATGATGCTTTTCATCTCTACAATCTTGGGGTAACGTACTGCCAATTAGAAGATAGGGAGCAGGCTAGAATAGCTTTCTTGCAGGCACTAAGTAGCAGCCCCGTGAATGCTCCATACCGAGCGACTTTAGTACGGGACTTAGGAAAGCTGCTTTATGCAAACCAGGAGTTAGAACAGGCAAGGAATTTATTGCTGGCAGAAATCAGGCGGTATAGAGATTATCCTGATCTTTACACTCTGCTTGGGCTTGTTGAACAGGAGTACGGGATGTCTGAGCAAGCTTATGGCTATTTTGAAAAAGCAGTGAAGTCCTCTATTTCTACCCAGAACCAAGTTGCACTTTATGTTACGGAGGCTGGGGCAGACAGCTATATTCCACTCACCCATATGGCAGAAATAGATAAACGCAAGGGGAGATCATCCGATGCAGAGGATCACTACCGGGCTGCTATAAAGGCACATCAAGGTTATCTTCCGGCGATAAGCGGGTTAGCTGATTTGCTGCAAAAAGAAGGGATAGCAGATCCCTCTATTCAGCAAGTTTTAGTGGAGTTAATCGACAGAGAGAACCCCGGACATCTGCAAAAGGCGGCTTATGCACTCATGTCGTGCGGAGCATATGAAGCGGCTCTATCCATTCTGCCTGTGCAATCCATTGGCATAGAAGAGGAAAGCTGGGCCCGCGCCTGTCTGATTCAGACCCAAAGAAAGCCCCAAGCAATACAGCGATCCCAGCTGTTATTAGAGCGAATCAAGGGACTTACTGAGGAATTCAGTAATCTGCCGATATCTCCATACGATCAGAAGCAAATAGATTTAGCCGTAATGGACTGGGCGATCTGTTCATGGTCCTGTGCTGAGCCATTACCGCAAGTGTTCTATAAGCATAGTAATGAGGACAGCGTGTTCTATTTGGAGATAGAGCGGCAGTTGTTAAACATAAAACAGCAGAATGAAACTCAAGATCTTCCTCAGCTGGATTTAGGAATACTACTTCAGAAAGCAGAGAAACTAGCGGACCGAGCGGCAGCCTGCGGGCAGAAAGATCTGCTGCTATTCATGAAAAAGGCTGGGTTATTGTCACCTGGTACAGCAGCGGATCTTTTATATAAACACGGTTACCGATTGGAGGCAGCAGAGCAGTACTTAGAGCAATTAGCAAAAGGGCACCTTCATTTAGAGGGGATGTCTCACCTGGCCGAATTTATGTATGACCGTGCGAACTACTCGGAGTCCCTTGCTTTATTTGAGCAGGCAGTCACACTATCCAAAGATCATAACCGCGCTAGGATAGGGGCAGCAGCCAGCTGCTTGCAACTGGCAAGAGAAGCGGCTGTACGAATGCTGAATACTGAAACTGCAAAAACCTCAGAAAGCACATATGCTACCTTAGCTCAGGATGTTGCCGATCTCACGGGCAGTCTGCAAAGGTTAGATGACCTGAACTGGAAAACAGCTTGGGACGGTCAGGCAAGAAGGAGAGGGGTGTGA